The Balearica regulorum gibbericeps isolate bBalReg1 chromosome 12, bBalReg1.pri, whole genome shotgun sequence genome includes a region encoding these proteins:
- the CPLX3 gene encoding complexin-3 → MAFMVKSMVGGQLKNLTGGLGGEEKSEGEKSPAEAQGMTREEYEEYQRQLVEEKMERDAQFAQRKAERATFRSHFRDKYRLPKNETDDNQIQLVGGDVELPKELAKMIEQDNEEEEEKNSVIGQLSNIQNLDLDSLKDKASATLEDLKQSAEKCAVM, encoded by the exons ATGGCGTTCATGGTGAAGAGCATGGTGGGGGGACAGCTGAAGAACCTGACGGGCGGCCTGGGCGGCGAGGAGAAGAGCGAAGGCGAGAAGTCTCCGGCCGAGGCGCAGGGCATGACCCGGGAGGAGTACGAGGAATATCAACGGCAGCTGGTGGAGGAGAA GATGGAGAGAGATGCCCAGTTTGCCCAGCGCAAGGCGGAGAGGGCCACGTTCAGGTCCCACTTCCGAGACAAGTACAGGCTCCCCAAG AACGAAACGGATGACAACCAGATCCAGCTGGTGGGAGGTGACGTGGAGCTGCCCAAAGAGCTGGCCAAGATGATCGAGCAGGACAacgaagaggaggaagagaagaattcGGTTATCGGCCAGCTCAGCAATATCCAGAACCTGGACCTTGACTCCTTGAAAGACAAAGCTTCGGCCACGCTGGAGGACCTGAAGCAATCGGCTGAGAAATGCGCCGTGATGTGA
- the CSK gene encoding tyrosine-protein kinase CSK, with translation MSGMQAVWPSGTECIAKYNFHGTAEQDLPFSKGDVLTIVAVTKDPNWYKAKNKVGREGIIPANYVQKREGVKAGIKLSLMPWFHGKITREQAERLLYPPETGLFLVRESTNYPGDYTLCVSCEGKVEHYRIIYSSSKLSIDEEVYFENLMQLVEHYTTDADGLCTRLIKPKVMEGTVAAQDEFSRSGWALNMKDLKLLQIIGKGEFGDVMLGDYRGNKVAVKCIKNDATAQAFLAEASVMTQLRHSNLVQLLGVIVEEKSGLYIVTEYMAKGSLVDYLRSRGRSVLGADCLLKFSLDVCEAMEYLEANNFVHRDLAARNVLVSEDNIAKVSDFGLTKEASSTQDTGKLPVKWTAPEALREKKFSTKSDVWSFGILLWEIYSFGRVPYPRIPLKDVVPRVEKGYKMDAPDGCPAVVYEVMKKCWTLDPGHRPSFHQLREQLVHIKEKELYL, from the exons ATGTCAGGGATGCAG GCCGTTTGGCCGTCCGGTACAGAATGTATCGCCAAATACAACTTCCACGGTACAGCCGAGCAGGACCTGCCCTTCAGCAAAGGAGACGTCCTTACCATTGTCGCTGTCACCAAG GATCCCAACTGGTACAAGGCGAAGAACAAGGTGGGCCGGGAGGGCATCATCCCCGCTAACTACGTGCAGAAGCGGGAAGGAGTAAAAGCTGGGATCAAGCTCAGCCTCATGCC GTGGTTTCACGGGAAGATCACGCGGGAACAGGCGGAGCGGCTGTTGTACCCACCCGAGACGGGACTTTTTCTGGTGCGAGAGAGCACCAACTACCCCGGGGACTACACCCTGTGCGTCAGCTGCGAGGGCAAGGTGGAGCACTACCGCATCATTTACTCCTCCAGCAAGCTGAGCATCGACGAGGAGGTCTACTTCGAAAACCTCATGCAGCTGGTGGAG cattaCACCACGGACGCGGACGGGCTCTGCACCCGCCTCATCAAACCGAAGGTGATGGAGGGGACGGTGGCAGCGCAGGACGAGTTCTCCCGCA GCGGCTGGGCCCTCAACATGAAGGACCTGAAGTTGCTACAGATCATTGGCAAAGGGGAATTTGGAG ACGTGATGCTGGGGGATTACCGGGGGAACAAAGTCGCCGTgaagtgcattaaaaatgaCGCCACAGCGCAAGCCTTTCTGGCCGAAGCGTCCGTCATGAC GCAGCTCCGACACAGCAACCTGGTCCAGCTCCTGGGGGTGATCGTGGAGGAGAAGAGCGGCCTTTACATCGTCACCGAGTACATGGCCAAG GGCAGCCTAGTAGACTACCTGCGGTCGCGCGGGCGGTCGGTCCTCGGTGCAGACTGCCTGCTGAAGTTCTCCTT AGATGTCTGTGAAGCCATGGAGTACCTGGAAGCCAACAATTTTGTCCACCGGGACCTGGCGGCGAGGAACGTCCTGGTCTCGGAGGACAACATCGCCAAGGTCAGCGATTTTGGGCTGACCAAGGAAGCCTCCTCCACGCAGGACACGGGGAAGCTGCCGGTGAAGTGGACGGCGCCAGAAGCACTTAGAGAAAAG AAATTCTCCACCAAGTCGGACGTGTGGAGCTTCGGGATCCTCCTCTGGGAAATCTACTCCTTCGGGCGAGTGCCTTATCCGAGAATC CCCCTGAAGGACGTGGTACCCCGCGTGGAGAAGGGCTATAAGATGGATGCTCCCGACGGTTGTCCCGCCGTCGTCTACGAGGTGATGAAGAAGTGCTGGACCCTGGACCCCGGCCACCGGCCGTCCTTCCACCAGCTCCGCGAACAGCTAGTGCATATCAAAGAGAAGGAGCTCTACCTGTGA
- the LOC104640806 gene encoding cytochrome P450 1A5-like, translated as MPAAMKAAMSLVGSQGVVSATEVLLAAAVFCLVLLLVQSLRQHVPKGLKSPPGPRGYPILGNMLELRKDMHLALTRLSQKYGDVMEVRIGTRPVLVLSGLETIRKALVKQGEDFMGRPDLYSFRHVADGQSLAFSPDSGEVWKARRKLAQNALKTFSIAPSPTSSSTCLLEEHVSKEASYLVTKFLRLMEEGKSFDPYRYLVVSVANVICAICFGKRYDHNDQELLNIVNVPEEFNNVAASGNPADFIPVLQYLPSRSMSLFKDFNKRFLHFLQKIVQEHYETYDKNNIRDITDSLIEQCLEKKAEASTATQIPKEKIVNLVNDLFGAGFDTVTTGLSWSLMYLVTYPDMQKKIQEELDRTIGRERRPRLSDRGTLPYTEAFILEMFRHSSFLPFTIPHSTTRDTVLNGYYIPKDRCVFVNQWQVNHDEKLWKDPLTFNPERFLNAEGTGVDKVEGEKVLVFGLGKRKCIGEPIARWQVFLFLSTLLQQLEFSVCDGKKVDMTPLYALSMKHKRCEHFQVKQRFPMKSIN; from the exons ATGCCGGCAGCGATGAAGGCTGCAATGTCGCTGGTGGGAAGCCAAGGCGTTGTCTCGGCCACCGAGGTCCTCCTCGCGGCTGCCGTCTTCTGCCTGGTCCTCCTGCTCGTCCAGTCCCTCCGGCAGCACGTGCCCAAGGGGCTGAAGAGCCCCCCGGGACCCAGGGGCTACCCCATCCTCGGCAACATGCTGGAGCTGAGGAAGGACATGCACCTGGCCCTCACCAGGCTGAGCCAGAAGTACGGGGACGTGATGGAGGTCAGGATCGGCACCCGGCCCGTGCTGGTGCTGAGCGGGCTGGAGACCATCAGGAAAGCCTTGGTGAAGCAGGGAGAGGACTTCATGGGGCGCCCGGACCTCTACAGCTTCCGCCATGTTGCGGATGGGCAGAGCCTGGCCTTCAGCCCCGACTCGGGGGAGGTGTGGAAAGCCCGCAGAAAGCTGGCCCAGAACGCCCTGAAGACCTTCTCCAtcgcccccagccccacctccTCTTCCACCTGCCTCCTGGAGGAGCACGTCTCCAAGGAGGCCAGCTACCTGGTCACCAAGTTCCTGCGGCTgatggaggaggggaagagcttTGACCCTTACCGGTACCTGGTGGTCTCTGTGGCCAACGTCATCTGCGCCATCTGCTTTGGCAAGCGTTACGACCACAACGACCAAGAGCTGCTCAACATAGTGAACGTACCTGAAGAGTTCAACAACGTGGCTGCTTCTGGCAACCCCGCTGACTTCATCCCCGTGCTCCAGTACCTTCCCAGCCGCAGCATGAGTTTATTTAAAGATTTCAACAAGCGATTCCTCCATTTCCTGCAGAAGATTGTCCAAGAGCACTATGAGACCTATGACAAG AACAACATCCGAGACATCACCGACTCCCTCATTGAGCAGTGCCTGGAGAAAAAAGCGGAAGCAAGTACTGCCACACAGATCCCTAAGGAGAAAATCGTCAACCTTGTGAATGACCTCTTTGGAGCAG GCTTTGACACCGTGACAACTGGCCTGTCCTGGAGCCTCATGTATCTTGTGACGTACCCTGACATGCAGAAGAAGATCCAGGAAGAACTAG ACCGAACCATCGGCCGGGAGAGGAGACCGAGGCTGTCGGACCGAGGCACGCTGCCCTACACGGAAGCCTTTATCCTGGAGATGTTCAGGcattcctccttcctgcccttcaCCATCCCGCACAG CACAACGAGGGACACGGTGCTGAACGGCTACTACATCCCGAAGGACCGCTGCGTGTTTGTCAATCAGTGGCAAGTGAATCATGATGA GAAACTTTGGAAGGATCCACTGACCTTCAACCCAGAGCGTTTCCTCAACGCTGAAGGAACCGGAGTGGACAAAGTGGAAGGGGAGAAGGTGCTGGTTTTTGgcctggggaaaaggaaatgcattgGGGAACCCATTGCCAGGTGGCAGgtcttccttttcctgtccaccttgctccagcagctggagttCAGTGTCTGCGATGGCAAGAAGGTGGACATGACACCGCTCTATGCACTGTCCATGAAGCACAAAAGATGTGAGCATTTCCAGGTCAAGCAGCGCTTCCCCATGAAGAGCATCAACTGA